A section of the Apostichopus japonicus isolate 1M-3 chromosome 1, ASM3797524v1, whole genome shotgun sequence genome encodes:
- the LOC139974452 gene encoding uncharacterized protein, with product MRQLVLDMVGILHILCICSGFIEVLAVGPVCYERKRSDSDAQASITSIITKVVCNTQDDSRSMARFDSEEDVSITELLKMFDPSNDPIMGPTGDGINVNGAFISSTREVFDSARSDVITTTQNVLQFASTEDSTTADINMKCPLTDDEANKGVYTFFTRTCQEPNMEIKIREISQNAMGQICFTDQNISNINVEVSSMKSFFQIPSQNVPDENVYYNSRRLSTLVITSDVGIRVDLLEKCNATDPAPILLKSLNGADLKYQLAIDWTPGTSQLEFVPNSTESTSIILKHSSNTTLVFKAGN from the exons ATGCGCCAGCTGGTTCTTGATATGGTTGGTATTCTACATATACTTTGCATATGCAGTGGCTTCATTGAAGTACTTG CTGTTGGACCAGTTTGCTATGAGCGTAAACGTAGTGACTCAGACGCACAGGCCAGCATAACATCCATCATCACCAAAGTAGTATGCAACACCCAAGACGATTCAAGAAGTATGGCGCGTTTTGATTCCGAAGAAGATGTCTCCATCACAG AGTTGTTAAAGATGTTTGATCCTTCAAACGACCCCATCATGGGTCCCACAGGGGACGGGATCAATGTTAACGGGGCCTTCATTAGTTCCACCAGAGAAGTTTTCGATTCTGCCCGCTCAGACGTCATCACCACTACACAGAATGTCCTTCAATTTGCATCAACTGAGGATTCAACGACTGCAGACATCAACATGAAGTGCCCGTTAACGGACGATGAAGCAAATAAAG GTGTGTATACTTTCTTCACTCGTACTTGCCAAGAACCAAATATGGAAATCAAGATTCGAGAGATTTCGCAGAACGCGATGGGGCAGATCTGTTTCACTGATCAAAATATTTCCAACATTAATGTAGAAGTTAGCAGTATGAAGAGCTTCTTTCAAATTCCCTCACAAAATGTTCCTGACGAAAATGTTTACTACAACTCCAGAAGACTTTCAACATTGGTAATCACATCGGATGTGGGGATTCGGGTTGACCTACTGGAGAAGTGCAATGCGACTGACCCTGCTCCTATATTGTTGAAATCACTAAACGGCGCAGACCTCAAGTACCAATTAGCTATTGATTGGACACCAGGCACCAGTCAACTTGAATTCGTCCCAAACAGTACTGAATCAACATCGATCATCCTGAAGCACAGTAGCAATACCACGCTAGTTTTTAAGGCGGGAAATTAG
- the LOC139972399 gene encoding 52 kDa repressor of the inhibitor of the protein kinase-like, with translation MADPTDNMEPSQHDSNTADEDREDPDVGVRSSMYDVSQCVGKRINDDSKYKLIKDRIPPASYIFPCKEYPDKAKKSGVRKRSCQHKWFTQFEYITYSLKESGLYCLACVLFPVENRTSCRAQFLINKSYTNWKDALADLKKHSVCEYHKTSAALMESFVRTTQNEASRVDLMLNARKMEQIAKNRDVLRSILRCVEYCGRHGIAMRGHAGEDAFGYSGNFNGLLRLCIESGDKTLEAHFETCARSATYSSKTTQNELLNCIKEFIQQHIIKEINAQHHGPLFGIQADEVTDVSNKEQLGLVLRYLVNDKPVERIVEFIECENITGLALAKQILDKIDGIGLSMNECRSQSYDGAGNMAGLRRGCASRISNLHPKAVYYYCMSHDLNLAVSKSCNLPEMQVMLDAVKQVGLFFRYSPKKQTCLEASIDKINRERRESSAVPDQGAGLINKRKVKMLCETRWVERHTALQDLDDMFEAVIDCLASISSGDGNWDTKSVTEANGLLIHLTSPKLIVAFKVNLHFSGYLKSLSLLLQGPTQDIITAHEKVKLVLDEFKDVRATSEDKFREVWQNAQTLAGKEYVQVELSMPRRCGQQTMRSNIEANSPEDYWRKAIFITYLDHLISEFNSRFTHASKVATRSLSLLPAHIHNLNDEEMSDIHQFYAADMPSPNTFTHEINLWKREWRSTIEDRPKDIEETLNRMNKSFYPNITQILRLLLMLPVSSASVERSHSALKLIKNKLRSTMENERLNALVLLYVHKSIKLDYDIIIDMYARRNTRRMMLCNPLAD, from the coding sequence ATGGCAGATCCTACTGACAACATGGAACCCAGCCAACATGACAGTAATACAGCTGATGAGGATCGAGAAGACCCAGATGTTGGTGTCCGTTCGTCCATGTACGACGTTAGCCAATGTGTGGGAAAGAGAATTAATGACGATAGCAAGTACAAGCTAATTAAGGACAGAATTCCTCCCGCATCCTATATATTCCCATGTAAAGAGTATCCAGATAAAGCAAAGAAATCCGGAGTGAGGAAACGGTCGTGCCAACACAAATGGTTTACACAGTTTGAATACATCACTTATTCGTTGAAAGAAAGTGGTCTCTACTGTCTGGCATGTGTCCTGTTCCCTGTTGAAAATCGTACCAGTTGCCGTGCCCAGTTCCTCATCAACAAATCTTATACCAACTGGAAGGATGCACTAGCTGATTTGAAGAAACATTCGGTGTGTGAATATCACAAAACCTCAGCAGCACTGATGGAGAGTTTCGTTCGCACAACTCAAAACGAGGCCAGTCGTGTTGACCTGATGCTGAATGCACGTAAAATGGAACAAATTGCAAAGAACAGAGATGTTCTCAGATCTATTCTACGGTGCGTGGAATACTGTGGTCGTCATGGTATTGCTATGCGAGGTCATGCCGGGGAGGATGCATTTGGATATAGTGGAAATTTCAATGGCCTCCTTCGGCTTTGTATCGAATCAGGAGACAAAACACTAGAAGCACATTTTGAAACGTGCGCGAGGAGTGCTACGTATTCTTCAAAAACCACCCAAAATGAATTATTGAACTGCATTAAGGAATTCATTCAGCAGCATATCATCAAAGAAATCAACGCGCAACACCATGGCCCCTTGTTCGGTATTCAGGCAGATGAGGTAACAGATGTCAGTAATAAAGAACAGCTTGGGTTAGTCTTACGTTACCTAGTCAATGACAAGCCTGTTGAGCGAATTGTTGAATTTATCGAGTGTGAGAATATCACAGGATTGGCCCTTGCTAAACAGATTCTTGATAAGATTGACGGAATCGGCCTGAGCATGAATGAATGCCGCTCGCAGTCTTATGATGGTGCCGGAAACATGGCTGGTTTGAGGCGTGGATGTGCCTCCAGAATTTCGAACTTGCACCCCAAAGCTGTGTACTACTACTGCATGAGCCACGACTTGAACCTTGCTGTATCAAAGTCGTGTAATTTGCCAGAGATGCAAGTAATGCTTGACGCGGTCAAACAGGTCGGCTTGTTTTTTAGATATTCCCCAAAGAAGCAAACGTGTCTGGAGGCCTCAATTGACAAAATAAACCGTGAACGTCGAGAATCATCAGCAGTACCTGATCAGGGAGCAGGCTTGATAAACAAGCGCAAGGTGAAGATGTTGTGTGAGACACGCTGGGTGGAACGCCATACTGCACTCCAAGACCTAGATGACATGTTCGAGGCTGTGATTGATTGTTTGGCATCAATTTCATCTGGGGATGGCAACTGGGACACCAAATCAGTGACGGAGGCTAATGGACTGCTCATCCATTTGACAAGTCCCAAGTTAATCGTAGCGTTCAAAGTAAACCTTCATTTTTCAGGATACCTAAAATCACTGAGCCTACTTCTACAGGGTCCGACGCAGGACATAATAACAGCGCACGAGAAAGTCAAACTTGTGCTCGATGAGTTTAAGGATGTTAGAGCAACATCCGAGGATAAATTCAGAGAGGTCTGGCAAAACGCACAAACTCTAGCGGGGAAGGAATATGTTCAAGTTGAACTATCTATGCCTAGGAGATGTGGTCAGCAAACCATGCGCTCCAATATCGAAGCCAACTCTCCTGAAGATTACTGGAGGAAAGCTATTTTCATAACATACCTAGACCACTTAATCTCAGAATTCAACTCCAGATTCACGCATGCCAGTAAAGTGGCAACTAGATCTCTCAGCCTACTACCCGCACACATACACAATCTTAATGATGAGGAGATGTCCGATATTCACCAGTTCTATGCTGCAGACATGCCCTCTCCAAATACCTTCACCCATGAGATCAACCTGTGGAAGAGAGAATGGCGTAGTACCATCGAAGACAGGCCAAAGGATATAGAGGAAACTCTGAACCGTATGAATAAATCATTCTACCCCAACATCACTCAAATCTTGAGGCTCCTGCTAATGTTACCAGTGTCATCTGCATCTGTAGAAAGAAGCCACTCGGCATTGAAGTTAATCAAGAACAAACTAAGGTCAACAATGGAGAACGAACGGCTGAATGCTCTGGTGTTGTTATACGTACACAAGTCAATAAAGCTTGACTACGACATTATAATTGACATGTATGCAAGGAGGAATACCAGACGAATGATGCTTTGCAACCCACTTGCAGACTGA